The following proteins are co-located in the Silene latifolia isolate original U9 population chromosome 1, ASM4854445v1, whole genome shotgun sequence genome:
- the LOC141647813 gene encoding protein FAR-RED IMPAIRED RESPONSE 1-like, with protein MGGKYPKCIITDQDAGIKAGVKKKTNFMKELCACVWAEDIEAAEFEERWCSVISLYGLTEHEWLTSMFDMRASWIPAYFRNLFLGGLMRTTSRSESENSFFGNFMNPNLTLVEFLMRFESAMDAQRWKQSKLIADSKNSFPSLETPHPLEKHASVFYTPVIFAEFQVEWNAACFTCGVNVLGVNTSDNIPIHDRERNKVYYVGFIPDGVKLSCSCKKFERHGILCRHALYVLKEQGFEKVPNNYLLGRWSKLALCQLLCGNLLETLNEDCSALEVQKIKLGNLWSELFFCVTIAEQKPECIDELMDLLKGFKDKMILESSPSECSSGVTCEKSRNKNKELEMLLGTKIPTEVTVLNPIQSKTKGSGKRLVSQKDKAVQEHKKAPRKCNACGELGFHDSRNCPGRA; from the exons ATGGGTGGCAAGTATCCTAAATGCATAATTACTGACCAGGATGCCGGCATAAAGGCAGGGGTTAAGAAA AAAACAAACTTCATGAAAGAGTTATGTGCGTGTGTATGGGCAGAAGACATTGAGGCGGCTGAGTTTGAGGAACGGTGGTGTTCTGTTATATCTTTATACGGGTTAACCGAACATGAATGGCTAACTTCGATGTTTGACATGAGAGCTTCCTGGATCCCAGCATATTTCAGAAATTTGTTTTTGGGTGGACTAATGAGGACCACATCTAGATCTGAGTCCGAAAATAGCTTTTTCGGAAATTTCATGAATCCAAACTTAACATTGGTGGAGTTTCTGATGAGATTTGAAAGTGCTATGGACGCTCAAAGATGGAAACAGTCAAAATTAATTGCCGATTCAAAAAATTCTTTCCCTAGTCTAGAAACACCTCACCCTTTGGAGAAGCACGCTTCTGTGTTTTACACTCCGGTCATATTTGCTGAATTTCAGGTCGAGTGGAACGCTGCCTGTTTTACTTGTGGGGTTAACGTTTTAGGGGTTAATACATCAGACAACATTCCCATCCATGATCGTGAGAGAAATAAGGTATATTATGTTGGATTTATTCCTGATGGAGTGAAGTTAAGCTGCTCATGCAAAAAATTTGAGAGGCATGGTATCCTGTGCCGACATGCTCTCTATGTGTTGAAGGAACAAGGATTTGAAAAAGTGCCCAACAATTATTTGCTAGGTAGATGGAGCAAATTGGCTCTATGTCAGCTACTTTGTGGTAATTTGCTTGAAACCTTGAATGAAGATTGCAGTGCTTTAGAGGTTCAGAAAATCAAGCTTGGCAACCTATGGTCTGAATTATTCTTCTGTGTGACAATAGCAGAACAGAAGCCGGAGTGTATCGACGAGTTAATGGACCTACTTAAAGGTTTCAAGGACAAGATGATCTTAGAAAGTAGCCCGTCTGAATGTAGCAGTGGTGTCACATGTGAAAAGTccagaaacaaaaataaagagctTGAAATGTTGTTAGGTACAAAGATACCGACTGAAGTTACAGTCTTAAATCCTATACAATCAAAAACTAAGGGATCTGGAAAACGATTGGTATCCCAAAAGGATAAAGCTGTGCAAGAACATAAGAAAGCGCCTAGAAAATGTAATGCTTGTGGTGAATTAGGTTTCCATGATAGTCGGAATTGCCCCGGGAGAGCATGA